A window from Culex pipiens pallens isolate TS chromosome 3, TS_CPP_V2, whole genome shotgun sequence encodes these proteins:
- the LOC128093666 gene encoding uncharacterized protein LOC128093666, translating to MITVNTFMFIIEPSLGRLPLQVVAIQFILEVYVCCHLFDKLEKMNNKIARYVYVIDWFNVLPRDEANMIQGKCRKSILQNALLLQRQVHGGFKVRAGGMFDLNLVTFANLINLVYSMLTFLLKMY from the exons ATGATCACGGTGAATACTTTTATGTTTATCATAGAACCATCACTTGGCCGGCTGCCGCTGCAGGTGGTTGCGATTCAGTTTATTTTGGAAGTTTACGTGTGCTGCCACCTGTTTGATAAGTTGGAGAAAATG AACAACAAAATTGCCCGCTACGTATACGTCATCGATTGGTTCAACGTTCTACCAAGGGATGAAGCCAACATGATACAGGGCAAATGTCGGAAGTCAATATTGCAAAATGCTCTGCTGCTACAACGCCAGGTTCATGGAGGATTCAAGGTTCGGGCTGGTGGAATGTTTGATCTTAATTTGGTCACATTTgccaatttaattaatttggttTACTCAATGCTAACGTTTTTGCTGAAAATGTACTAA